CTCTCACGCCATCCAGCAGCAGCGCGTCGATGGGGTACGTTTCCCCGTGGCGGCGTTCCTGAACCTGACCCAGGACCACATCGATTACCACCGCAACATGGAGGCGTACTTCGAAGCCAAGAGTCGCCTCTTCACCGGGGCGCTCGGGTCGGTGCCGAAGGTTGCCCTGATTAATATCGACGACCCCTATGGCCGTCGCTTGGTGGGGATGGTCCCCGAGGGTGTGAAGGTGATTACTTACGGCGTTTGCGCCGACGCCGACCTGCGGGCCGAACACATCAAGCTCGGGGCGCAGGGCAGCTCCTTTGACCTCGTCTGGCCCGAGGGCCGGGTGCGGGTGGAAACCCCGCTTTTGGGGCATTACAACGTCGCCAACACGGTGGCGGCGGTCGGCTTGGCCTACGCGCACGGCAAGTCCCCGGCGGACCTGGTGGAGCGTATTGCCTCCTTCAAGGGCGTCCCCGGACGCATGGAAAAGGTCGTTTCCGGCCAGCCCTATCAGGTGCTGGTGGACTATGCCCATACCGACGACGCGCTTTCCAACGCCCTGACCATGCTGCGCGAAATCACCGCCGGTCGCCTGCTGGTGGTCTTCGGCTGCGGCGGCGACCGCGACCGCACCAAGCGCCCCAAGATGACGGGTGCGGTGCAGAACTTCGCCGACTACGCCTGGGCCACGGCGGACAACCCCCGCAAGGAGGACCTGAAGCAGATTTTCGACGACATGCGGCAGGGCGTCAGCGTACCCGAGCGCATCGCCTTTGTCGATGACCGCCGCCGCGCCATCAGCCTCGCCCTGCAGGAAGCCGGTCCGGGCGACTGCGTGCTCATCGCGGGCAAGGGGCATGAAACCTATCAGGAATTTTCAGATACCGTGGTGCCTTTCGACGACCGTCAGGTGGCCCGCGAACTGATTAATCTGAAAGCCATTGAGCCGGATGCCTGAGTTTATGCCCGAGGATCTTGCAGCATTGACCGGTGGCTCCTGGGCCGGTGATCACACGCCGTCGCGTGTGACGGGCTTCACCCACGACTCGCGTCAGGCGCAGGCGGGGGAAATGTTTGTCGCGCTGGAGACGCCGGCGCGGGACGGGCACGACTTCATCCCCGCCGCCCGCGAGGCCGGGGCCGCCTCCGCGCTGGTTCGTGCCGAGGTCGGGGAAGACCTGCCCCAACTCGTCGTCCCCGACACGCTGGAGGCTTTTCAGAAGATTGCCGCCGGGCACCGCAGGGACTTTGCGGGCAAGGTCATCGGCGTGACCGGGAGCTGCGGCAAGACCTCGACCAAGGACCTGCTCGGCCTCCTGCTCGGCGAACGGACCCTT
The DNA window shown above is from Ruficoccus amylovorans and carries:
- a CDS encoding UDP-N-acetylmuramoyl-L-alanyl-D-glutamate--2,6-diaminopimelate ligase, with product MELLLGGLRSGRRPFVCSFGMAGGGASSVGPQWPSLDELIKDLPAVNFRGEGKTPVRALVTDSRRVAPGSLFFALGGLRTDGNLYIEEAIDRGAVGIVSESPAESIRQVPYLQVEDCRAALAEVARRFHGRPDDELDLFAVTGTNGKTTVSFLAQHLLADEPHTVGLIGTVHYDLGKRTLPSYKTTPESLDIYSMLSQMVSEGCKQAVVEVSSHAIQQQRVDGVRFPVAAFLNLTQDHIDYHRNMEAYFEAKSRLFTGALGSVPKVALINIDDPYGRRLVGMVPEGVKVITYGVCADADLRAEHIKLGAQGSSFDLVWPEGRVRVETPLLGHYNVANTVAAVGLAYAHGKSPADLVERIASFKGVPGRMEKVVSGQPYQVLVDYAHTDDALSNALTMLREITAGRLLVVFGCGGDRDRTKRPKMTGAVQNFADYAWATADNPRKEDLKQIFDDMRQGVSVPERIAFVDDRRRAISLALQEAGPGDCVLIAGKGHETYQEFSDTVVPFDDRQVARELINLKAIEPDA